A single genomic interval of Armigeres subalbatus isolate Guangzhou_Male chromosome 1, GZ_Asu_2, whole genome shotgun sequence harbors:
- the LOC134207562 gene encoding uncharacterized protein LOC134207562, with protein sequence MSTERRIKWLKTRIKSLFASFNIIKAFVSDYKDERDALEVPVRLENLNKLWADIQKTQAELETLDDTSLDEQIKERTDFETAYYRVKGVLLAVNKTPVSPLHHASSPSSSQTLIPSSHVRLPDVKLPVFSGNIDTWLNFHDLFVSLVHTSVELSNIQKFYYLRASLAGDALKLVQSITISANNYLVAWTLLVEHYQNPARLKQTYLDALFEFVALKRESAADLHSLVENFEANVKVLRQLGEKTEYWDIILIRMLSVRLDPTTRRDWEEWSSTQQVVTFNDLTSFIQRRVTVLQTIQGKAVDTSTYTQQPKRSVQRTVSSHGASQSQSGRKCVVCSDHHPLYMCQPFSKLDLEAKEREVRRHQLCRNCLRKGHQARDCPSSSSCRKCRSRHHTQLCPGENSVASNSRTNESSKMSSQNQPVFRDPPKTSAPATVYEPSSHSSIKPSQRSVLLATAIVKLVDDHGIEHVARALLDSGSECCFITESFSQSIKAQRTKISVPVSGIGQASTYARYKINASLCSRVCEFSTSVEFLVLPKVTIDLPSASFDASSWNIPPGVQLADPGFYKANTVDIIVGAEVFFELFNVPGRIQLGDSLPTLINSVLGWVVSGRTPHRTSSSPIIANTAAVSDLQQLVENFWAMEEDNTAPHYSVEEAACEEHFRSTVKRNSEGRYIVRLPVKENVIKQLGDNRRTAVRRFRMLEARLHRSPDLASQYSAFLDEYLALGHMKQVFDYQSPPSICYHMPHQAVVRDDSTTTKLRVVFDASCKSPEGPSLNDALMVGPTIQQDIRSIIMRSRIRHVMLIADCKQMYRQILVDERDTPLQRIVWRTSVDEPLHTYELLTVTYGTASAPYLATRVLLQLAEDEKDQFPLAAEVLRKDVYVDDLFSGADNVEKATALQQQLNALLSKAGFHLHKWACNEEAVLENLLPENRALQVSFEFDRCQSVKSLGLYWEPASDLLKYRIQLPADFSPTCLTKRIALSQIARLFDPLGLLGPVVITAKIFMQTLWTLKNDNGKICTWDEELPTFVKDRWYTYMRELPLLNNLRIERCLLSPHPAYIQYHFFSDASQQAYGVCCYIRSVDTSGEFRVELLTAKSRVAPLKQQSIPRLELCGAHLSAELYRKVSQSLELSGPTFFWVDSTTVLSWLKATPSTWTTFVANRVSKIQHLTQNCSWNHISGQENPADLLSRGITTESIIGNRLWWHGPKWLQLAQTSWPIKEIEFESDTDVLAERGKPRTVFTASTEPTFIDLFATRFSNYDRMLRVTAYCLRFVQHVRRNSPTKPTAVYVTVKEKLEAEATLIRLVQQQNFAEEWKQLKRSNHVAPKSRLRWFHPFISKDELIRIGGRLKNASQSYDSKHQIILPASHPLSKLLVRSQHEIHLHAAPQLLLTILRLRYWIIGARNLAKFTFRNCVTCVKARPQLLEQFMAELPASRVTATRPFSVSGVDYWGPIFLQRIHRRAAPRKAYIAVFVCFSTRAVHLELVADLSTAKFLQALRRFVSRRGLCSDIYSDNGRNFVGAANELKQLVCSKEHHQKVAQECTNHGIRWHFNPPRASHFGGLWEAAIRSAQKHFVRVLGTHTLAQDDMETLLAQIECCLNSRPVVALNDEPTDFQPLTPGHFLVGSAMKAIPDTDISTIPFNRLRQWEHVQKIFQLIWKRWQSEYLTTLQSRTKWCNPPVAIQPNQLVLVKDENNPPMSWPTARIVDIHSGSDGIVRVVTVRTPNGRFTRPLPVADSANARRTKQANRIAISHTINSPSASASENTRSSVKISNFVCIQYFLRSTNGPGKIFLDADGSCSGSPKRNTMPFILRDKLYLEARLFLNKIARIREGLSLPCEIAFTRRRDDDRVSPAIDTDASGQSVGHHTVVVRFSSSPSASRITLIIAAAVRLLARIA encoded by the coding sequence ATGTCAACGGAACGTCGCATCAAGTGGTTAAAAACAAGGATCAAAAGCCTTTTTGCATCGTTCAACATCATCAAAGCTTTCGTTAGCGACTACAAAGACGAAAGGGATGCTCTGGAGGTTCCTGTACGGCTAGAGAACCTCAATAAGTTGTGGGCAGATATCCAGAAAACTCAAGCCGAATTGGAAACTCTCGATGACACCTCACTAGACGAGCAGATCAAAGAACGGACCGACTTTGAAACCGCCTACTACCGGGTGAAGGGTGTTCTGCTGGCCGTGAATAAAACTCCTGTATCTCCGCTGCACCATGCGTCTTCTCCTTCAAGCTCGCAAACCCTTATCCCTTCGTCGCATGTACGCTTACCCGACGTCAAACTTCCTGTGTTCAGTGGTAACATCGACACCTGGCTCAATTTCCACGATCTTTTCGTCTCGCTGGTCCACACTTCTGTCGAGTTGTCGAACATCCAGAAATTTTATTACCTTCGGGCTTCTCTAGCTGGTGATGCTCTGAAACTGGTCCAATCGATTACCATTAGTGCGAATAACTATCTCGTGGCTTGGACTTTGCTGGTGGAGCACTACCAAAACCCAGCACGCTTAAAACAGACTTATCTCGATGCGCTTTTTGAGTTCGTCGCTCTGAAACGTGAATCTGCCGCCGACCTTCATTCGCTGGTGGAGAACTTCGAGGCCAACGTCAAGGTGCTGAGACAACTCGGAGAGAAAACCGAGTATTGGGACATAATTCTCATTCGCATGCTAAGTGTCCGTCTAGATCCCACTACAAGAAGAGACTGGGAGGAATGGTCTTCTACTCAACAAGTCGTGACTTTCAATGATTTGACGTCATTCATCCAGCGGAGAGTAACAGTTCTGCAGACTATCCAAGGAAAAGCCGTCGATACTTCAACGTACACTCAACAGCCAAAACGATCGGTACAGCGTACAGTATCAAGCCATGGAGCGAGTCAAAGTCAATCTGGTCGAAAATGCGTCGTTTGTTCAGATCACCATCCACTCTATATGTGCCagccattttcaaaacttgatcttgaagcgaaggAAAGGGAAGTCCGTCGTCATCAGCTCTGTCGCAACTGTTTGAGAAAGGGACATCAGGCTCGAGACTGCCCTTCGTCAAGCTCCTGTCGGAAGTGTCGAAGTCGTCATCACACCCAGCTCTGCCCGGGGGAAAATTCTGTCGCTTCGAACTCAAGGACAAACGAATCTTCCAAAATGTCATCCCAAAATCAACCAGTTTTCCGTGATCCTCCGAAGACATCAGCTCCAGCCACCGTCTACGAACCGTCGAGTCATTCCAGCATCAAGCCCTCTCAAAGAAGCGTCCTTTTAGCCACAGCGATCGTAAAGCTTGTTGATGACCACGGAATTGAACATGTAGCAAGAGCTCTACTGGATTCCGGCAGTGAGTGTTGTTTTATCACCGAGTCATTCTCCCAATCGATTAAAGCGCAACGCACCAAAATCTCAGTTCCGGTCTCGGGGATTGGACAAGCATCGACATACGCACGGTACAAAATCAACGCTTCATTATGCTCAAGGGTGTGTGAGTTTTCAACATCAGTGGAGTTCTTAGTCCTTCCAAAGGTTACAATTGATTTACCGTCAGCTTCTTTTGATGCTTCCTCGTGGAACATTCCTCCTGGTGTACAGTTAGCGGATCCGGGTTTCTACAAAGCAAACACAGTGGATATCATCGTTGGAGCGGAGGTTTTCTTTGAACTTTTCAATGTTCCTGGCCGCATTCAGCTTGGTGATTCTCTTCCAACCTTAATCAACTCCGTTCTCGGTTGGGTAGTATCTGGCAGGACTCCACATAGAACTTCATCATCTCCAATCATAGCCAACACAGCTGCTGTTTCTGACCTTCAGCAGTTAGTCGAGAATTTCTGGGCAATGGAAGAGGATAATACGGCTCCACATTACTCTGTAGAAGAAGCAGCCTGTGAAGAACATTTTCGGAGTACTGTGAAAAGAAATTCGGAAGGAAGATATATTGTGCGCTTACCTGTCAAGGAAAATGTCATCAAACAGCTCGGCGACAACCGTCGTACTGCCGTTCGTCGTTTTCGTATGTTAGAGGCTCGCCTTCATCGTTCTCCGGATCTTGCCTCGCAATATTCCGCCTTTTTGGATGAGTATCTTGCATTGGGTCACATGAAGCAAGTATTTGACTATCAATCTCCTCCTTCAATTTGCTACCATATGCCGCACCAAGCCGTTGTTCGAGATGATAGTACCACCACGAAACTGCGAGTCGTGTTTGATGCTTCGTGCAAGTCTCCAGAGGGACCGTCACTCAACGATGCTCTTATGGTAGGTCCTACCATTCAGCAGGATATACGGTCCATTATTATGCGCTCCAGGATCCGTCACGTAATGCTCATCGCAGATTGCAAGCAAATGTATCGCCAGATTCTTGTCGATGAACGTGACACTCCGTTACAGCGAATTGTTTGGAGGACATCTGTAGACGAACCGCTCCACACGTATGAGCTACTAACGGTTACCTATGGGACTGCAAGTGCACCATATCTGGCCACAAGAGTACTTCTCCAGCTTGCAGAAGACGAAAAGGATCAGTTCCCGCTTGCAGCTGAGGTTTTGCGCAAGGATGTGTACGTAGACGACCTTTTTTCTGGAGCAGATAACGTCGAAAAAGCTACCGCATTACAACAACAGCTAAATGCACTTCTCTCCAAGGCTGGTTTCCATCTTCACAAATGGGCATGCAACGAAGAAGCTGTTTTAGAAAACTTACTACCCGAAAATCGAGCGCTACAGGTATCGTTCGAATTCGATCGCTGTCAGAGCGTAAAATCTCTTGGCTTGTACTGGGAGCCAGCCTCCGATCTGTTAAAATACCGAATTCAGCTACCTGCCGACTTTTCTCCAACTTGCCTAACGAAACGTATCGCCCTATCGCAGATTGCGCGCCTTTTCGATCCACTTGGTTTGCTGGGCCCAGTCGTCATTACCGCTAAAATCTTCATGCAGACTCTATGGACGTTAAAAAACGACAACGGGAAGATCTGCACCTGGGACGAAGAACTTCCAACATTTGTGAAGGACCGATGGTATACCTACATGAGGGAGTTACCTCTTCTGAATAATCTCCGTATTGAACGTTGTCTTCTCTCGCCACATCCTGCGTACATTCAGTACCATTTCTTTTCGGACGCTTCGCAGCAGGCGTACGGAGTGTGTTGTTACATTCGGTCAGTTGACACCAGCGGAGAATTTAGGGTGGAACTGCTAACTGCGAAGTCCAGAGTTGCACCCCTCAAGCAACAGAGCATTCCTCGACTGGAGCTTTGTGGAGCACATCTGTCAGCTGAACTCTACCGGAAAGTTTCTCAGTCGCTAGAACTGTCAGGTCCAACGTTTTTCTGGGTAGATTCGACAACCGTACTTAGTTGGTTAAAGGCTACACCATCAACTTGGACAACATTTGTTGCCAATCGTGTATCAAAAATTCAGCATTTAACGCAAAATTGTTCATGGAATCACATTTCGGGGCAAGAGAATCCAGCTGATCTTCTGTCACGCGGAATAACAACGGAGAGCATAATTGGAAATCGACTATGGTGGCATGGACCAAAGTGGCTACAACTAGCACAAACATCATGGCCAATCAAAGAAATCGAATTCGAGTCCGACACCGATGTACTCGCCGAAAGAGGAAAACCCAGAACAGTATTCACAGCGTCTACTGAACCAACATTCATCGACCTATTCGCGACAAGATTCTCAAACTACGATCGAATGCTAAGGGTAACTGCCTACTGCCTTAGATTTGTCCAACATGTTCGCCGAAACTCACCAACCAAGCCTACTGCTGTTTACGTCACGGTGAAGGAGAAATTAGAGGCGGAAGCAACGTTGATTCGCCTGGTCCAACAACAAAATTTTGCAGAAGAGTGGAAGCAGCTCAAAAGGTCAAACCACGTCGCACCGAAATCTCGCCTCCGCTGGTTTCACCCATTTATCTCGAAGGATGAGTTAATACGAATAGGAGGTCGCCTCAAAAATGCATCGCAGTCGTATGACAGCAAGCATCAAATTATACTTCCTGCTTCACATCCTCTCTCCAAGCTACTAGTACGCTCACAACACGAGATTCATCTACATGCGGCACCACAATTACTGCTGACTATTCTACGATTGAGGTACTGGATCATAGGGGCCAGAAATCTCGCCAAATTCACCTTTAGAAATTGTGTCACATGCGTAAAGGCTCGACCGCAGCTGCTGGAGCAATTCATGGCGGAGCTCCCTGCTTCGCGCGTGACAGCCACTCGTCCTTTCTCCGTTAGTGGAGTTGATTACTGGGGTCCGATATTTTTACAACGAATCCATCGCCGAGCTGCACCACGCAAAGCATACATAGCAGTGTTTGTGTGTTTCTCCACTCGTGCTGTACACCTCGAATTAGTCGCTGATTTGAGTACGGCAAAATTTCTTCAAGCACTGCGTCGTTTTGTTTCTCGTCGGGGCCTGTGCAGCGATATCTACAGCGATAATGGTCGCAACTTCGTCGGAGCTGCCAACGAGCTAAAACAACTAGTTTGCAGTAAGGAACACCATCAAAAAGTCGCTCAAGAATGCACCAACCATGGCATCCGTTGGCATTTCAACCCACCAAGAGCATCTCACTTCGGTGGACTCTGGGAAGCTGCAATCCGTTCTGCCCAGAAGCATTTTGTTCGAGTACTTGGCACACATACTCTGGCGCAGGATGACATGGAAACGTTATTAGCCCAAATTGAATGCTGCTTAAATTCGCGACCTGTAGTTGCACTCAACGATGAACCGACTGATTTCCAACCGCTAACACCAGGACACTTTCTTGTTGGGTCCGCAATGAAGGCTATTCCAGACACTGACATCTCTACAATTCCTTTCAACCGACTGCGACAATGGGAACACGTACAGAAGATTTTCCAACTCATTTGGAAACGGTGGCAATCGGAATATTTAACAACGCTTCAATCTCGTACTAAGTGGTGCAACCCACCGGTTGCCATTCAACCAAATCAACTGGTGCTCGTCAAGGACGAAAATAATCCTCCTATGTCCTGGCCAACGGCTAGAATCGTGGATATTCATTCAGGTTCCGATGGTATTGTCCGAGTAGTAACCGTACGAACTCCAAACGGTCGCTTCACTCGTCCTTTGCCTGTTGCCGATTCCGCCAACGCAAGAAGAACCAAACAAGCAAACAGAATCGCCATCTCACACACAATAAACTCGCCGTCCGCATCTGCATCGGAAAACACACGTTCCAGCGTGAAAATATCCAACTTCGTTTGCATCCAATATTTCCTCCGTTCTACAAATGGTCCTGGGAAAATCTTCCTTGATGCCGATGGTTCCTGTTCTGGATCACCTAAAAGAAATACAATGCCCTTTATATTAAGGGACAAG